Proteins from a genomic interval of Nitrospina gracilis Nb-211:
- a CDS encoding phosphoglycerate dehydrogenase, translating into MVAEKPARVAVTPPAVCKSPVLREVIAGLFPDARFNDTGQYLTEDQLIAFSEGAEALLIGRDPLTERVLAALPGLRLVAKYGVGLDNLDIPAMERCGVRLGWTAGVNRRSAAELTMTFILGLCHNVFASGNALKQGRWEKDGGVVLEGKTVGVIGCGHIGSDVVRLLQPFACRILVRDILNKHPFCAEMGAQQVEFDTVIRESDIVTLHIPLTDQTRNMIDARAFGEMKPSAFLVNTSRGEVVDEQVLKRALITGTIAGAALDVFAQEPPEDDELLACPNLFATPHIGGNAKEAVEAMARSAISHIVDYFKK; encoded by the coding sequence ATGGTGGCGGAGAAACCGGCACGGGTGGCGGTGACTCCCCCCGCGGTCTGCAAATCCCCCGTCCTGCGTGAAGTCATCGCCGGCCTGTTTCCCGACGCGCGGTTCAACGACACCGGCCAGTATCTGACTGAAGATCAATTGATCGCTTTCAGTGAAGGGGCGGAGGCGCTGTTGATCGGCCGCGATCCTCTCACCGAGCGGGTACTGGCCGCATTGCCCGGATTGCGCCTGGTCGCCAAGTATGGAGTCGGGCTGGACAACCTGGACATTCCGGCAATGGAGCGGTGTGGCGTCCGGCTGGGTTGGACGGCGGGCGTCAACCGGCGCTCGGCGGCGGAGTTGACGATGACCTTCATCCTCGGCCTGTGCCACAACGTATTTGCCAGTGGAAACGCGCTCAAACAGGGACGGTGGGAAAAAGACGGCGGCGTCGTGCTGGAGGGCAAGACCGTCGGCGTCATCGGGTGCGGCCATATCGGCTCCGACGTGGTGCGCCTCCTGCAACCCTTTGCCTGCCGCATCCTCGTTCGTGATATCCTGAACAAGCATCCGTTCTGTGCGGAAATGGGCGCGCAACAGGTGGAGTTTGATACGGTGATCCGGGAGTCGGACATCGTCACCCTGCACATCCCCTTGACCGACCAGACGCGGAACATGATCGATGCCCGGGCGTTTGGGGAAATGAAGCCGTCGGCGTTTCTGGTGAACACCAGCCGCGGCGAGGTGGTGGATGAACAGGTGCTCAAGCGCGCACTCATCACGGGCACGATTGCCGGAGCGGCGCTCGACGTGTTCGCGCAGGAGCCGCCGGAGGATGACGAACTGCTGGCCTGTCCCAACCTGTTCGCCACGCCGCATATCGGCGGCAATGCCAAAGAGGCGGTGGAGGCGATGGCGCGGTCGGCCATTTCGCACATTGTGGATTACTTCAAGAAATGA
- the mrdA gene encoding penicillin-binding protein 2, with protein MSKYLYSHDVSDEVRRKVRIFVILVGVCFLVLWMRVWYLQILKGENFETLSENNRVRLVSLPSFRGKILDRNGTVLASIRPSFNLYITPEDAGNLNQTLRTLKRHIEFDIDRVLENARMSRPFKPVLVRADIDRDAVAFIEENNRILPGVQIKVEPLRNYLHDHLASHLMGYLGEISEARLEAMKEADYMMGDMIGQYGLELFYESELTGKKGYKEIEVDVAGRQLRTLRKLPPQSGRNLVLTLDFEVQKKVDELMTGTKENPIVGSAVVMDVTNGEIIAIVSKPDFNPNLFARGITLEEWRTMQTAPNNPLQNRAVNGVYPPASTYKIVTAYAAMEEGIIQEGTEYKCPGFFTFGPGKGRFNCWKRSGHGPVNLYDALVQSCDVFFYHIGYELGVDRIARYARQLGLGDFTQVRMNGERPGLVPTVKWKTTSQRGLWLPGDTIAASIGQGYNLVTPIQQARLIAAVANGGKLFRPILIKQIKDKDNQVLTANQPELVEQIQPKTHALDVIRKALLGVVYDKKGTGRRAGSRKIKVAGKTGTAQVVALSALSKYEEDEDIPFEFRDHSWFVGFAPYDNPKVGVAVILEHGGSGGKVAAPLVRKIIEAYNKVNTLDKPATPDGLPPEMGGTSRESGRAL; from the coding sequence GTGAGCAAATACCTCTACAGCCACGACGTTTCCGACGAAGTCCGCCGCAAGGTGCGGATCTTCGTCATTCTGGTCGGCGTGTGCTTCCTCGTCCTGTGGATGCGGGTGTGGTACCTGCAGATCCTCAAGGGCGAAAACTTCGAGACGCTTTCCGAAAACAACCGCGTGCGGCTGGTCTCCCTGCCGTCGTTCCGCGGCAAGATCCTTGACCGCAACGGCACCGTACTGGCCTCCATCCGCCCATCGTTCAACCTGTACATCACACCGGAAGACGCGGGCAATCTCAACCAGACGCTCCGCACGCTGAAACGCCATATTGAGTTCGACATCGACCGCGTCCTCGAAAACGCGCGCATGTCGCGTCCGTTCAAGCCGGTGCTGGTGCGCGCCGACATCGACCGCGATGCGGTGGCGTTCATCGAGGAAAACAACCGCATCCTGCCCGGCGTGCAGATCAAGGTGGAGCCGCTCCGCAATTATCTGCACGACCATCTCGCCTCGCACCTCATGGGGTACCTGGGAGAAATTTCCGAGGCGCGCCTCGAAGCCATGAAAGAAGCCGACTACATGATGGGCGACATGATCGGCCAGTACGGGCTGGAATTGTTCTACGAGTCGGAACTCACCGGGAAGAAGGGATACAAGGAAATCGAAGTGGACGTTGCCGGCCGCCAACTGCGCACCCTGCGCAAACTGCCGCCGCAAAGCGGACGCAACCTGGTGCTGACACTGGATTTCGAGGTGCAGAAGAAAGTCGATGAGCTGATGACCGGCACCAAGGAAAACCCCATCGTCGGCTCTGCCGTGGTGATGGATGTCACCAACGGCGAGATCATCGCCATTGTCAGCAAGCCGGACTTCAATCCCAACCTGTTCGCCCGCGGCATCACGTTGGAGGAATGGCGGACCATGCAGACCGCGCCGAACAACCCCCTGCAGAACCGTGCGGTCAACGGGGTGTACCCTCCGGCTTCGACCTACAAGATCGTCACCGCCTACGCGGCGATGGAAGAGGGCATTATTCAGGAAGGCACGGAATACAAATGCCCCGGTTTTTTCACCTTCGGTCCGGGCAAGGGGCGTTTCAACTGCTGGAAACGCAGTGGACACGGGCCGGTGAACCTGTACGACGCGCTGGTCCAGTCCTGCGACGTGTTCTTTTATCACATCGGTTATGAACTGGGCGTTGATCGCATTGCCCGGTATGCGCGGCAATTGGGGCTGGGCGACTTCACGCAGGTGCGCATGAACGGCGAGAGGCCGGGCCTGGTGCCGACCGTCAAATGGAAAACCACCTCTCAGCGGGGATTGTGGTTGCCCGGCGACACCATCGCCGCGTCCATCGGACAGGGCTACAACCTGGTGACCCCGATCCAGCAGGCGCGCCTGATCGCCGCCGTGGCCAACGGCGGCAAGCTGTTCCGGCCTATCCTCATCAAGCAGATCAAGGATAAGGACAACCAGGTCCTCACCGCCAACCAGCCGGAACTGGTGGAACAGATTCAGCCGAAAACCCATGCGCTGGACGTGATCCGCAAAGCGTTGCTGGGCGTGGTGTACGACAAGAAGGGTACCGGTCGGCGCGCGGGCTCGCGCAAGATCAAGGTGGCGGGAAAGACGGGCACGGCGCAGGTGGTGGCATTGAGCGCACTCAGCAAGTACGAGGAGGATGAGGACATCCCCTTCGAGTTCCGCGACCACTCGTGGTTCGTCGGTTTCGCCCCGTACGACAACCCCAAGGTCGGCGTGGCGGTGATTCTGGAGCATGGCGGCTCCGGCGGCAAGGTGGCGGCGCCGCTGGTGCGCAAAATCATCGAAGCCTACAACAAGGTCAACACGCTGGACAAGCCCGCCACGCCCGACGGCCTGCCTCCGGAAATGGGCGGCACCAGCCGGGAATCCGGACGCGCCTTGTAG
- a CDS encoding TraB/GumN family protein: MEAASNADVIKTLQHNGTTITLIGTAHVSQKSVELVEEKIRTGDYDCVAVELCPPRYENMVNQSWWKNLDIYQILKSGKGSLLLINLALSAYQRRLADKLGIEPGKEMARAIELAKEHDLRLEVIDRDITTTLQRMYRRVGFWQKMKLVGGMIASIFVGEEVTEEQIENLKEGDMLQSLVEEFGEELPEIKEVLIDERDQYMVGKLVKLAESPSAPKNILALVGAGHLIGMVPAFESPPDTQAVETLEQKPSPSRVGYYVGWGIGLFIISMFGVGYMRSPELGTDLIVTWVVLNGSLSALGAALAFAHPLSILTAFVAAPITSLNPTIGAGMVVGIVESFIRKPRVADFESMRSDIAQWSMWWKNRVVRVFLIFFFANLGSAAGTFLAGTSIVHQLVR; this comes from the coding sequence GTGGAAGCCGCCTCCAACGCAGATGTGATCAAAACACTTCAGCACAACGGCACGACGATCACCCTCATCGGCACCGCGCACGTCTCGCAGAAAAGCGTGGAACTGGTGGAAGAAAAAATCCGCACCGGCGATTACGATTGCGTCGCTGTGGAGCTGTGCCCGCCGCGCTACGAAAACATGGTCAACCAGTCGTGGTGGAAGAACCTCGACATCTACCAGATCCTGAAAAGCGGCAAGGGCTCGCTGTTGCTCATCAACCTGGCGCTTTCCGCCTACCAGCGGCGGCTGGCGGACAAGCTGGGCATCGAGCCGGGCAAAGAAATGGCGCGGGCCATCGAACTCGCCAAAGAGCACGACCTGCGGCTGGAGGTGATCGACCGCGACATCACCACCACCCTCCAGCGCATGTATCGCCGTGTGGGATTCTGGCAGAAGATGAAACTGGTGGGCGGCATGATCGCCAGCATCTTTGTCGGCGAGGAGGTCACGGAAGAGCAGATCGAAAACCTCAAGGAAGGCGACATGTTGCAGTCGCTGGTGGAAGAGTTCGGCGAGGAGTTGCCCGAGATCAAGGAAGTGCTGATCGACGAGCGCGACCAGTACATGGTGGGCAAGCTGGTGAAGCTGGCGGAGTCGCCCTCCGCGCCGAAAAACATCCTCGCCCTCGTCGGCGCGGGGCACCTGATCGGCATGGTGCCCGCGTTCGAGTCGCCGCCGGACACGCAGGCGGTGGAAACCCTGGAGCAAAAACCGTCGCCCAGCCGGGTGGGGTACTATGTCGGCTGGGGCATCGGCTTGTTCATCATCAGCATGTTCGGCGTGGGCTATATGCGCTCGCCGGAGCTGGGCACCGATCTCATCGTCACCTGGGTGGTGTTGAACGGCAGTCTGAGCGCGCTGGGTGCGGCGCTGGCGTTCGCGCACCCGTTGTCCATCCTCACCGCGTTCGTGGCGGCGCCGATCACCTCGCTCAACCCCACCATTGGCGCGGGCATGGTTGTGGGCATCGTCGAATCCTTCATCCGTAAGCCCCGGGTCGCGGATTTCGAGTCCATGCGGTCGGACATCGCACAGTGGTCCATGTGGTGGAAGAACCGCGTGGTGCGGGTGTTTCTCATCTTCTTTTTCGCCAACCTGGGGTCCGCCGCCGGAACCTTCCTGGCCGGCACCTCCATTGTCCATCAACTGGTGCGCTGA
- the uvrB gene encoding excinuclease ABC subunit UvrB: MQPFQLKADFSPSGHQPRAIEQLVRQYTEGGHQTLLGVTGSGKTYTVANVVETLQRPTLVIAHNKTLAAQLYNEFKDFFPDNAVGYFVSYYDYYQPEAYLPTTDTYIEKDASINDEIDKMRHAATHALFERRDVLIVASVSCIYGLGSPEAYHGMLLFLERGMETDREKVLRKLVDIQYKRNDMDFQRGTFRVRGDIVEVLPVYERNEAVRIEFFGDEVERLSTFDPLTLETLNEIDRIAIYPASHYTTPKDQLERAISDIQDELRERIQYFRSQNLLIEAQRIEQRTMFDLEMIREIGYCQGIENYSRHLMGREPGSPPPTLLDYFPDDALFVIDESHVTIPQLHGMYNGDRARKETLIRYGFRLPSAFDNRPLKWEEFSARHNSMLYVSATPGSYELEQSQDRVAELIVRPTGLVDPPIEVRPVSGQVDDLYHEILKRAERGERTLVTTLTKRFAEDLTEHFTEMGMKVKYLHSDIVTIERIQIIRELRLGEFDALIGINLLREGLDIPEVSLIAILDADKEGFLRSATSLIQTSGRAARNVSGHVIMYADKVTPAMQQAIDETERRRAIQTEYNELHGITPTSIQKSIKDTMGDWERHTVVPMVQEEEEEYMAGGNVLDFIAQLEKRMHAHAKNLEFEKAAELRDRVKSLRQKELEFGS; the protein is encoded by the coding sequence ATGCAACCCTTTCAACTGAAAGCCGATTTTTCCCCCTCCGGGCACCAGCCGCGGGCCATCGAACAACTGGTCCGCCAGTACACGGAAGGCGGCCACCAGACGCTGTTGGGCGTCACCGGCTCGGGGAAAACCTACACCGTCGCCAACGTGGTGGAAACACTCCAGCGGCCGACTCTGGTGATCGCCCACAACAAGACCCTCGCCGCCCAGTTGTACAACGAGTTCAAGGACTTCTTTCCCGACAACGCGGTGGGGTATTTCGTCAGTTATTACGACTACTACCAGCCGGAAGCCTACCTGCCGACCACCGACACCTACATCGAGAAAGATGCCTCGATCAACGACGAGATCGACAAGATGCGCCACGCCGCCACGCACGCCTTGTTCGAGCGGCGCGACGTGCTGATCGTCGCCAGTGTTTCCTGCATCTACGGCCTCGGCTCGCCGGAGGCCTACCACGGTATGCTGCTGTTTCTGGAACGCGGCATGGAAACCGACCGCGAGAAGGTTCTGCGCAAGCTGGTGGACATTCAGTACAAACGCAACGACATGGATTTCCAGCGCGGCACCTTCCGCGTGCGCGGCGACATTGTGGAAGTCCTTCCGGTGTACGAACGCAACGAGGCGGTGCGCATCGAGTTTTTCGGCGACGAGGTCGAGCGGCTCTCCACGTTCGACCCGCTGACGCTGGAGACGTTGAACGAGATCGACCGCATCGCCATCTACCCGGCAAGCCACTACACCACGCCGAAAGACCAACTGGAGCGGGCGATCTCCGACATCCAGGACGAACTGCGCGAGCGCATCCAGTATTTCCGCAGTCAGAACCTGCTCATAGAAGCCCAGCGCATCGAACAACGCACGATGTTTGACCTGGAGATGATCCGCGAGATCGGCTACTGCCAGGGCATCGAAAACTACTCGCGGCACCTGATGGGACGCGAACCGGGAAGCCCGCCGCCGACGCTACTCGATTACTTTCCCGACGACGCGCTGTTCGTCATCGACGAAAGCCACGTCACCATCCCGCAACTGCACGGCATGTACAACGGCGACCGCGCGCGCAAGGAGACGCTCATCCGCTACGGCTTCCGCCTGCCGTCGGCGTTCGACAACCGGCCGCTGAAGTGGGAGGAGTTTTCAGCCCGCCATAACAGCATGCTGTACGTCAGTGCCACGCCGGGCTCTTACGAGCTGGAACAATCGCAGGACAGGGTGGCGGAACTGATCGTACGCCCGACGGGACTGGTGGACCCGCCCATCGAGGTGCGCCCGGTGAGCGGACAGGTGGACGATCTGTACCACGAGATCCTGAAACGCGCCGAGCGCGGCGAGCGCACGCTGGTCACCACGCTGACCAAGCGTTTCGCCGAGGATTTGACCGAACACTTCACCGAGATGGGAATGAAGGTGAAATACCTGCACTCGGACATCGTGACCATCGAGCGCATTCAGATCATCCGCGAATTACGGCTGGGCGAGTTCGACGCGTTGATCGGCATCAACCTCCTGCGCGAAGGGCTGGACATTCCCGAAGTGTCGCTGATCGCCATCCTCGACGCCGACAAAGAGGGATTCCTGCGTTCGGCGACGTCGCTCATCCAGACGTCAGGCCGCGCCGCGCGCAACGTGTCGGGCCACGTCATCATGTATGCCGACAAGGTCACTCCCGCCATGCAACAGGCGATCGACGAAACCGAACGCCGCCGCGCCATCCAGACCGAGTACAACGAACTGCACGGCATCACGCCCACGTCCATCCAGAAATCCATCAAGGACACGATGGGCGACTGGGAACGGCACACGGTGGTGCCGATGGTGCAGGAAGAGGAGGAAGAATACATGGCGGGCGGCAATGTGCTGGACTTCATCGCGCAGCTGGAAAAACGCATGCACGCCCACGCCAAAAACCTGGAATTCGAAAAGGCGGCGGAATTGCGCGACCGCGTCAAGTCGCTGAGACAGAAAGAGCTGGAATTCGGTTCGTAA